One segment of Leptospiraceae bacterium DNA contains the following:
- a CDS encoding cyclic nucleotide-binding domain-containing protein, with protein MSNKTIIQYQKGAMIAMAHTPNSGNVYILKSGEISIESIFRFNSKNLNRYLPGDTFGYVSAITKNPHSNTLIAATDCIVIKLSVENFFEYLRQNKSIFLKIISYNADKLRAFIDHIDPSKKDIEVNKDYPEKLVQNAKYYLEHEQTKLACFSMKKYLEANFATEKDPEKVIEAESFLKNENPRYVLPKYPNYSDDSTFVLKKGDIIFVENEPEDDFFYIVIQGSIKISKLVDGHEFILGILGKGEIFGEMAILHGRSRNATAVAFEDTIIQRLTADTILEKVDEHILMKIFHVITRRLWYAFHRVYMLKVSDPNVKLYIQLQMLIADEISKTEPDKVTEKFIFRFSLQELQRMVDVIDINSERISEFLSDPNFSFSNGLVVVKDRYILDEKVDTVKKRHSRLIKEILI; from the coding sequence ATGTCAAACAAGACAATCATACAATACCAGAAAGGTGCAATGATAGCGATGGCTCATACTCCTAATTCCGGTAACGTTTATATCCTAAAATCTGGGGAAATAAGTATTGAGTCGATTTTTCGATTTAATTCTAAAAACCTAAATAGATATCTCCCCGGCGATACATTTGGTTATGTATCTGCTATTACAAAAAATCCTCATAGTAATACATTAATTGCTGCAACCGATTGTATTGTTATAAAACTTTCTGTAGAAAATTTTTTTGAATATTTAAGACAAAATAAATCTATTTTTTTAAAAATTATATCCTACAATGCCGACAAACTTAGGGCTTTTATAGACCATATCGACCCTTCCAAAAAAGATATTGAGGTTAACAAAGACTATCCAGAGAAATTAGTTCAGAATGCAAAATATTATCTGGAGCATGAACAAACTAAACTAGCATGTTTTTCAATGAAAAAATATCTAGAAGCAAACTTTGCTACAGAGAAAGATCCTGAAAAAGTAATAGAAGCAGAATCATTTCTCAAAAATGAAAATCCAAGGTATGTCTTACCAAAATATCCAAATTACTCAGATGATTCTACTTTTGTTTTAAAAAAAGGAGATATTATTTTTGTAGAAAATGAACCAGAAGATGATTTTTTCTATATTGTAATCCAAGGTTCAATAAAGATAAGCAAGTTAGTAGATGGGCATGAATTTATTTTAGGAATTTTAGGAAAGGGAGAAATTTTTGGTGAAATGGCCATATTGCATGGACGCTCCAGAAATGCAACCGCAGTCGCATTCGAAGACACAATAATTCAAAGATTAACGGCAGACACTATTTTAGAAAAAGTGGACGAACATATTCTTATGAAAATATTTCATGTAATTACTCGAAGGCTCTGGTATGCATTCCACAGAGTATATATGCTTAAAGTAAGTGACCCAAATGTAAAACTTTATATTCAATTACAAATGTTAATTGCTGATGAAATTTCGAAAACAGAACCAGACAAGGTAACAGAAAAATTTATTTTTCGATTTTCTTTACAAGAGTTACAGAGAATGGTTGACGTAATTGATATTAATAGTGAAAGAATTAGTGAATTTTTGTCCGATCCAAATTTTTCTTTTTCCAATGGACTCGTCGTAGTAAAAGATAGATATATATTAGATGAAAAAGTCGATACAGTAAAAAAAAGACATTCTAGGTTGATCAAAGAAATATTAATATAA
- a CDS encoding peptidoglycan DD-metalloendopeptidase family protein encodes MIFQRPRKLPHGKELLRTEKFTLIYLGAGNLHYSYIGEKGLVYGDIDFKRNHFKIIPLLTVATLITSYLVLGTNPTSAMIEPQEILQEEIVENDERDKIAKNADENYLKQTEKQKLAIIKSSDSNDKNRAKFISYRVKDTDSVQSISSSFNVTPEAIREASNLKPDDKIFPGTMLSIPNRRGLLYKFKNGDTLAKIASIYKVSIDEVIEENKLEDSDIFLPGQKIFLPGAIIPDPTPVWYSPVASSIITSGFGWRSYPRYQYHDALDLRANYEPVRAARSGKVIYSGWMGGYGNVVIIEHSGNLKTLYAHNSKLYVREGDYVTGGKVISRSGCTGYCFGAHLHFELIKNEKSVNPTAYIKGFSF; translated from the coding sequence ATGATATTCCAAAGACCTAGAAAACTTCCGCACGGTAAAGAACTACTAAGAACTGAAAAATTTACATTAATTTACCTAGGTGCTGGAAATCTTCATTACTCTTATATTGGAGAAAAAGGTCTAGTATATGGAGATATTGACTTTAAAAGAAATCATTTCAAAATCATCCCTCTATTAACTGTCGCTACACTTATAACTTCTTATCTAGTATTAGGAACAAATCCTACTTCCGCGATGATCGAGCCGCAGGAAATATTGCAAGAAGAAATAGTCGAAAACGATGAGCGAGACAAAATTGCAAAAAATGCGGATGAAAATTATTTAAAACAAACAGAAAAGCAGAAATTAGCAATTATAAAATCTTCAGATTCTAATGATAAAAACAGAGCAAAATTCATTTCTTATCGAGTAAAAGATACTGATTCAGTTCAGTCTATTTCTTCTAGTTTTAATGTTACTCCAGAAGCAATTCGAGAAGCATCTAATTTAAAACCTGATGATAAGATTTTCCCCGGAACTATGCTAAGTATTCCCAATAGGCGAGGATTACTTTATAAATTTAAAAATGGCGATACACTAGCAAAAATAGCTAGTATCTATAAAGTAAGTATTGATGAAGTAATCGAAGAAAATAAATTAGAAGATTCAGATATTTTTTTACCTGGTCAAAAAATATTTTTACCAGGTGCAATTATACCGGATCCGACTCCAGTTTGGTATTCGCCTGTAGCCTCCAGTATCATTACTTCTGGATTTGGTTGGCGCTCTTATCCTCGATACCAGTACCATGATGCCCTTGACTTACGTGCAAACTATGAGCCTGTTCGTGCCGCAAGATCTGGAAAAGTAATTTACAGTGGTTGGATGGGTGGATACGGTAACGTAGTTATCATTGAACATTCAGGAAACTTAAAGACTCTTTATGCGCATAACTCTAAGTTATACGTAAGAGAAGGTGATTATGTGACCGGTGGAAAAGTTATTTCTCGATCTGGCTGTACTGGGTATTGTTTTGGTGCACACTTACATTTTGAACTCATTAAAAATGAAAAATCCGTCAATCCAACTGCATATATTAAAGGTTTTAGTTTCTAG
- a CDS encoding alpha/beta hydrolase — MKKILLIGFIMNLFYCQGTQTEVKNMKTQLNERIVHPYDTTVPIKVLFSTLRKTISNEVSCSNKYYSTQLDPSIKFGACEVIVPASHDIGSLDQDESGSSEKYYKLENHKSIAEFEGLRQEISKNSFPEIIVFVHGFNVKFEEAVLRAAQIKYDLKFAGEVILFSWPAGAEDGVLNQLFIKGTYQNNLTNAKASIFTFKEFLSNLETTGKKVHLIVHSMGHQVVLPALANLNKPKLIQEMILNAPDFDSSEFRSIAENLKKSAERITVYCSPGDNALVASSKVNQNKRVGSCEKYSGIDMINVNPVDSPVMGLAGLGHGYYSSRPILTDLYQVILGLEAKNRLFLRKSSANNGEDYVMRR; from the coding sequence ATGAAAAAAATTTTACTTATTGGATTCATAATGAATCTTTTTTATTGTCAGGGCACTCAAACAGAAGTGAAAAATATGAAAACACAATTGAATGAACGAATCGTTCATCCATATGATACAACGGTTCCCATAAAAGTTTTATTTTCTACTTTGCGTAAAACTATATCAAATGAAGTATCTTGTTCTAACAAATATTATTCAACACAGTTAGACCCTTCAATAAAATTTGGAGCTTGTGAAGTCATCGTTCCTGCTTCACATGATATAGGAAGTTTAGATCAAGACGAGTCTGGAAGTAGTGAGAAATATTACAAATTAGAAAACCATAAATCAATTGCAGAATTTGAAGGTCTTAGGCAAGAAATTTCTAAAAATTCTTTTCCAGAAATTATTGTTTTTGTTCACGGATTCAATGTTAAATTTGAAGAAGCTGTTTTAAGAGCTGCTCAAATTAAATATGATCTAAAGTTTGCAGGCGAAGTCATATTATTCTCATGGCCAGCCGGTGCAGAGGACGGCGTTTTAAATCAACTTTTCATAAAAGGAACGTATCAAAACAATTTGACAAATGCCAAAGCGTCTATTTTTACATTCAAAGAGTTTTTAAGCAACTTAGAAACAACTGGGAAAAAAGTTCATTTAATAGTACATTCTATGGGGCATCAAGTTGTATTGCCAGCGTTGGCTAATCTGAATAAACCAAAATTAATTCAAGAAATGATTTTAAATGCCCCGGACTTTGATTCTTCTGAATTTAGAAGTATTGCAGAAAATTTAAAAAAATCGGCTGAGCGGATAACAGTCTATTGTTCACCAGGAGATAATGCTTTAGTTGCTTCTAGTAAAGTAAATCAAAATAAAAGGGTAGGCTCATGTGAAAAGTATTCAGGGATAGATATGATCAATGTAAATCCAGTCGATTCTCCAGTCATGGGGCTTGCTGGTTTAGGACATGGGTATTATTCATCTCGTCCTATTTTAACTGATCTATACCAAGTTATTCTGGGTCTCGAAGCAAAGAATCGATTGTTCCTCCGAAAATCTTCTGCAAATAATGGAGAAGATTATGTAATGAGACGATAA